A window of Oncorhynchus keta strain PuntledgeMale-10-30-2019 unplaced genomic scaffold, Oket_V2 Un_scaffold_13281_pilon_pilon, whole genome shotgun sequence genomic DNA:
TAGTAGAGTTCCTGGTTAATACTCTGTTATAACATCCCACCTCCTTTAGTTGGGGTAAGGAGGGTGAGTCACTGGACCACTGAACAGGACTGTACACTGGCTAATAGTAGCAGTTAGTGTCTTGTTAGGTCACTTTAATTGGCTCCTTTATTTTGGGTTAGGAGGGTGATTCAGAACCCAATGGGACTTTAGTATAGAATGGTTACTTAATAGTAGGTGTAGTGACGTCAGACACAGTCATAGCTTCCCACAGTGTCCACATAGCTGCTGTCTCAGCTCATCAGCGTTTATTAGGCCCCGAGCAGGGAGAATTCCCCTGCAAGCTTTCATCTGATGTGGGTTTtagtttgctgtctctctctctctctctctctctattttgcactctctctctctctctctctctctctctctctctctctctctctctctctttctctctctctctcttctctgtctctctctctctctctctctctttctgtctctctctctcttctctgtctctctctctctctctctctctctctctttctgtctctctctctctctctctctctctctctttctgtctctctctctctctctttctctctctatctctctctctctctctctctctctctatctctctctctctctctctctctctctctctctctctctctctctctctctctctctctctctctctcttctccctttctctctctctctctctctctctctctctctctctctctctctctctctattttgcatctctctctctctctctctctctctctctcttctctctctctctctctctctctctctctctctctctctctctctctttctctctctctctctttctgtctctctctctctctctctctctctcttctgtctctctttctgtctctctctctctctctctctctctctctctctctctctctctctctctctctctctctctctctctctctctctctctctctctctctctctctctctctctctctctctctctctctgtctctcatttaaATTCAAAGGgatttattgtcatgggaaacatatgttaacgttgccaaaacaagtgaagtagataataaacaaaataaaaatgaacagtaaacattacactcacagaagttacaAAAGAATACAGACatgtcaaatgtcatattatatatatatacggtgttgtaacaatgtacaactAATTaaaatacaaaagggaaaataaataaacataaatatgggttgtatttacaatggtgtttgttcttcactggttgcccttttctcgtggcaacaggtcacaaatcttgctgctgtgatgtcacactgtgggatttcacccagtagatatgggagtttattctctctctctctctctctctctcttgctctctctctatatatatctcgctctctctctcttgctctctctctctctctctatatatatctctctctctctctctctcttgcttgctctctcgctctctctatatatatattctttctttctctctctctctctctctcgctctctctctatatattatatttctctctctctctctctctctctctctatatatatatatattatatatatatatatattatttctttctctctctttctctctctctcctgcacttGCCATGTGGGACAATGACAATCCCTAGAAGGATGAAGGTATTTATAGTTGGAGAAAATAACTGTCTCTAAGGATTATAATCTCTAAGGATTATAATCTAGCATTGAATGACAAGTTTCTCACAACACCTTTCTCAAACATGTAATTAGTGAAATATAGAGTGCATGTGTTtcactaaataaggaacataaaTATGCACAAAATATGatgaaaaaaaatgtgtttattccCCGGCTTTGTTtttggaagaggaagaggaagtgatgTGTCTAATCAGTGGTGTTAATTGGGGAGCTGGTTGGCTGTCTGGCTGGCAGGTTTGGGTGTTAATTAATACCATATAAACAGATAACAAATCGGAGAGAACTGAGGTTAACTCAGCAAACCTGACATATGTCACTTtctcaatttcaatttcaatttaagggcgaTATGTTGGGAAACATATGTTCACATTGCCAAAGTTAGTGCAGTAGataataaataaaagtgaaataaactataaaaagtgaacagtaaacactacacTCACTAAAGTTCCAAAAGAAAAGACATTTCAaaagtcatatatatatatatatatatatatatatatatacagtgttgttatgatgtgcaaatagttcaagtacaaaagggaaaataaatgaacataaatatgggttgtatttacaatggtgtttgttcttcactggttgcccttttcttgtggcaacaggtcacacatcttgctgctctctctcccactttctcaTTCTATATGTTGTCatcccccctacacacacacacacacacacacacacacacacacacacacacacactgcttcgaGTAGCTCAAAATACCCCGCTGAGGGGgtaaatagaggagaggagaggagagtagaggagagtaggagagagaggagaggagaggagaggaggaggagaggagaggagaggagaggagaggagaggagaggagaggagaggagagggagggagaggagaggaggggagaggagagaacaacaccAAGAGTAGAGTTTTGGCCAAGGCCAGGCACCATATCAGAAATGTATGTCACTGAGCTTTGAAGTCCTCTCTGGGCAGTCCCAGCCAGTAGCCTCGCCAAGCGCCATGTGCATtttccctctgtctgtttgtctgtctgtgtgtgtgtgtgtgtgtgtgtgtgtgtgtgtgtgtgtgtgtgtgtgtgtgtgtgtgtgtgtgtgtgtgtgtgtgtgtgtgtgtgtgtgtgtgtgtgtgtgtgtgtgtgtgtgtgtgtgtgtgtgtgtgtgtgtgtgtgtgtgtctgtgtgtatatgtgtgtgtgtgtgtgtgtatatgtgtgtgtgtgtgtgtgtgtgtgtgtgtgtgtgtgtgtgtgtgtgtgtgtgtgtgtgtgtgtgtgtgtgtgtgtgtgtgtgtgtgtgtgtgtgtgtgtgtgtgtgtgtgtgtgtgtatatgtgtgtgtgtgtctgtgtgtatgtgtgtgtgtgtgtgtgtgtgtgtgtgtgtgtgtgtgtatgtgtgtgtgtgtctgtgtgtgtatgtgtgtgtgtctgtgtgtgtatgtgtgtgtgtgtgtgtgtctgtgtgtgtatgtgtgtgtgtgtgtgtgtgtgtctgtgtgtgtgtctgtgtgtgtatgtgtgtgtatgtgtgtgtgtgtgtctgtgtgtgtatgtgtgtgtgtgtgtctgtgtgtgtatgtgtgtgtgtgtgtcctctcagtCTTTCATCTCTTTTCAGACAAACGCTCTCTCTGTGGATTATTATGGGAGCCTGGTATTGATGCTGTGGCAAATGGATCAGGCACtgcagcatggtgtgtgtgtgtgtgtgtgtgtgtgtgtgtgtgtgtgtgtgtgtgtgtgtgtgtgtgtgtgtgtgtgtgtgtgtgtgtgtgtgtgtgtgtgtgtgtgtgtgtgtgtgtgtgtgtgtgtgtgtgtgtgtgtgtgtgtgtgtgtgtgtgtgtgtgtgcagccttTCATGTCCACACAGTTGGATCACTACAACACTACAGGCTCACTTCCCAGGCTCCCTCTAGTTAGGACAGTGACAAGCAGACTACTTGTATGAATTGATAGACTCTCAGAAAGATATCTGTTAATCACAATGCAAAACTaactgtctctctcattctcccctctacTTCTCCCTGCAGAAGAAGACTGTGTTAATTGATAGACTCTCAGAAAGATATCTGTTAATCACAATGCAAAACTAActgtctctgtcattctcccctCTACTTCTCCCTGCAGAAGAAGACTGTGTTAATTGATAGACTCTCAGAAAGATATCTGTTAATCACAATGCAAAACTAActgtctctgtcattctcccctCTACTTCTCCCTGCAGAAGAAGACTGTGTTAATTGATAGACTCTCAGAAAGATATCTGTTAATCACAATGCAAAACTaactgtctctctcattctcccctctacTTCTCCCTGCAGAAGAAGACTGTGTTAATTGATAGACTCTCAGAAAGATATCTGTTAATCACAATGCAAAACTAAGGTCATTCTCCCCTCTACTTCTCCCTGCAGAAGAAGAGAGATAGACTCTCAGAAAGATATCTGTTAATCACAATGCAAAACTAACcgtctctgtcattctcccctCTACTTCTCCCTGCAGAAGAAGACTGTGTTAACTGCACAGAGGAGTGCAGAGTCCTCGGCCACTCCGACCGTTGTTGGATGCCTCAGTTCCCGGCGGGAGGGGCGGGAGGGGGAGGAGCCAACCAGGCAGAGGGCGTGGACTACCGCAACAACCTGTTCGTCCCCGCGGGGATGGAGGCTGCCGTGGAGACCGCGGAAGCCTACGAGACCGTCAACCCCAACGGGAAGAAAACCTTCTGCACCTTCGGGAAGGAGCGTCGGGACCACACCATTTTAGTGGCGAACGTCAAGCCTTACCTGAAGGCCAAGAGAGCCTTGTCTCCACTTCTCCAGGAGGTCCCCTCAGCCTCCAACTCCCCCACTAAAGGCTGCTCCTCCTCTAACAACTCCCCCTGTGCCTCCTCCACTAAATCCCCCGCAGACGGAGCCGAGACCAAACCCTCCCCCGGCCATTATTGCTCTGGCCCCCCCGACGGGCAGTACCACTCCCCCAACAAACAGAGCAGAGACCCAGGACCCCCTCATCACTACGGCCCACGCGGCCCAGGACTACCCCCGGGACACCCAGCCTACCCTTCTCTTTCCTACGACCCGGTGGCCAAGGTTCTAGCGGAGGCCCGGTCCCGAATCAGCCAGGAGGCTGGGGTGGGAACAGAGATGGACTGTGTTCTGGAAATGGACGGTGGGATCCACGGAGCTGGGGAGCTGGGGCGGGACGGGGTCGATGCAGACCAGGTGGTCAGAGATATCGACAAACTACTGCAGGACTGCAGAGGCAGCGAGACAGCCACCGCCACTCTCAGAAGAAAGTGATACAcagggtagaagagagagagagagagagagagagagagagagagagagagagagagagggatttggGCAGGAAGGATACTCTCAGCCCTAAGACTGCCACCGCCATCTAAACAACAAACAGAACACTGCTGGCTGTCAACATGACCTTATCGTTGACCTCGACTTGGAACTATGGAAGGACCACGTGTTGGACTTTTCCCTGTCGATATCGCCATAGAAACATGGCCATCGGAATTCAGAAGGACTGAAACATGGCCAGCTGAATTCAGAAGGACTGAAACATGGACAGCTGAATTCAGAAGGACTGAAACGTGGACAGCTGAATTCAGAAGGACTGAAACGTGGACAGCTGAATTCAGAAGGACTGTAACATGGACAACTGAATTCAGAAGGACTGAAACATGGACAGCTGAATTCAGAAGGACTGAAACATGGACAGCTGAATTCAGAAGGACTGAAACGTGGACAGCTGAATTCAGAAAGACTGAAACGTGGACAGCTGAATTCAGAAGGACTGAAACATGGAGCTGAATTCAGAAGGCTGAATGGACAGCTCAGAAGGACTGAAACATGGACAGCTGAATTCAGAAGGACTGAAACATGGACAGCTGAATTCAGAAGGACTGAAACATGGACAGCTGAATTCAGAAGGACTGAAACATGGACAGCTGAATTCAGAAGGACTGAAACGTGGACAGCTGAATTCAGAAGGACTGAAACATGGACAGCTGAATTCAGAAGGACTGAAACGTGGACAGCTGAATTCAGAAGGACTGAAACGTGGACAGCTGAATTCAGAAGGACTGAAACGTGGACAGCTGAATTCAGAAGGACTGAAACGTGGACAGCTGAATTCAGAAGGACTGAAACGTGGACAGCTGAATTCAGAAGGACTGAAACGTGGACAGCTGAATTCTGTTGAACTTCTGTGACTGTTTTTGTGATTCTTTGGGAATGACAGAATGCTGGGCACTTTCTGTCTGGCTCCCTGCAAGCTTTTAATCCAAGTGGCCACCAGCTCATTGTTAATATGTGTTCATGCTCTTTCCTTTGCCGGGACAAGCTTAcacatctgtttgtgtgtgtgtgtgtgtgtgtgttgcttacGTGAAGTGGGAACGCAGCCATTGGCTTCTGGGAGGATTATTATAATGGTCTATCATGACAATCGGAGGACAGGTCCTGAGAGTCAGGGACCCGGAAGAGCAGACAGAGTTGGTTCCCGACCTGAACTTTGGTTTGGTTCTGACCGACGAGAGAAACAAAACACTTATCTAAACTTTTTTAATATTGATGTTtaaaagtacaaaaggaaaaccgTATCTTAAACAGGTTGGTCATTTAGGGGTATGGGGGTAGGGGAGGGGTCGGTAGGGTcagggagggggaggtggggtcagggaggggaggggtcagggGGTCGGTGGGGTcagggagggggaggtggggtcAGGGGGTGGTCGGGGGGtcagggaggggaggtggggtcagggaggggaggtggggtcaGGGGGTGGTCGGTGGGGTCAGGGAGGGGTCGGTGGGgtcagggagggggagatggggttCAAAAATGTGTCAGCATATCTCACCTGTCCTAATCCTGTTCTTTATAGTCACCTGTGAAACCATGTGCTTCTATATCATTATTCACACGGAACATTCCAGACTGGGGaagtctaacacacacacacacacacgtacacacactgtacacacacgaCCACGCTGTGTACACACATGAGATGTAAAGCGCCTCATCAAACTGTGCCATCAGCTTCCTGTATAGTGAGTCTACTTGTCTGAGCCTCCCGTTCTTCAGCGATCACAATCCTTTACTAAAAAGGGATATTGTTTTTTCCTTCAACTGTGAAAAGATATATCTATAGAAATCATACAGATTAATATATGTACTCTCAATTTATGTATAGTGTCCATATTCcccataaaaaaaaatatttatacattttgtaaaaaaaaaacaataaaaaaaaacttaagaagaaaaaaaatctgtaaGAAAAACGGTGTCCTGAAGTTGAAGTGAAGTTGACAAGTTGGAGATATTTATTCAAAACGACACTAAAGGACACCGGGCCGCTGCGACTGTTTCAAAGAAAAACCCCAACAGTCCCTTCACCTGCCCACTATTACACAATATCATTAAATGTTCAACAATGTATCCAATTTAATGTGTTTTatcatcaacaacaaaaaagattgacttattttttttttttttttttaatctgcaATTTTCTGTGCATTTGAGCCAAATTGTTACATGTACAAGAGCTATAATGTGTATTTTATTAAATTAATATATCGTTGTGTTGCAATATACATGGGCTTTATATTGTATTTTGATGACCTCGCCTTAGTAGCTTGTCGAACTCTATGAGTTTAAATCAGTTTTGGGGATGTATCCCGAATAGCACCCTGTTTCCTGTggagtgcactagttttgaccagggcccataggatagggacactcatagggctctggtcaaaactagtgcactacgtagTTTATAGTGTTCCGTTTAGGACTCATTCCTTTGggtattgttttgttgtgttttttcattacgtcctttacaggatgggtttcactggtctatcaggtgtgttctcctctctactcattacgtcctttacaggatgggtttcactggtctgtcaggtgtgttctcctctctactcattacgtcctttacaggatgggtttcactggtctgtcaggtgtgttctcctctctactcattacgtcctttacaggatgggtttcactggtctttcaggtgtgttctcctctctactcattacgtcctctacaggatgggtttcactggtctgtcaggtgtgttctcctctctactcattacgtcctctACAGGATGGGTGTCACTGGTCtgtcaggtgtgttctcctctctactcattacgtcctttacaggatgggtttcactggtctttcaggtgtgttctcctctctactcattacgtcctctacaggatgggtttcactggtctttcaggtgtgttctcctctctactcattacgtcctttacaggatgggtgtcactggtctttcaggtgtgttctcctctctactcattacgtcctttacaggatgggtttcactggtctttcaggtgtgttctcctctctactcattacgtcctttacaggatgggtttcactggtctttcaggtgtgttctcctctctactcattacgtcctttacaggatgggtttcactggtctttcaggtgtgttctcctctctactcattacgtcctttacaggatgggtttcactggtctttcaggtgtgttctcctctctactcattacgtcctttacaggatgggtttcactggtctgtcaggtgtgttctcctctctactcattacgtcctttacaggatgggtttcactggtctgtcaggtgtgttctcctctctactcattacgtcctttacaggatgggtgtcactggtctttcaggtgtgttctcctctctactcattacgtcctttacaggatgggtttcactggtctttcaggtgtgttctcctctctactcattacgtcctttacaggatgggtttcactggtctgtcaggtgtgttctcctctctactcattacgtcctttacaggatgggtttcactggtctttcaggtgtgttctcctctctactcattacgtcctttacaggatgggtttcactggtctttcaggtgtgttctcctctctactcattacgtcctttacaggatgggtttcactggtctttcaggtgtgttctcctctctactcattacgtcctttacaggatgggtttcactggtctttcaggtgtgttctcctctctactcattacgtcctttacaggatgggtt
This region includes:
- the LOC127927348 gene encoding protocadherin-17-like, whose amino-acid sequence is MGSRQQFVQSSSTFKDPERASLRDSGHGDSDQADSDQDTNKGSCCDMSAKEALKMKATGVKPPPLEQEEDCVNCTEECRVLGHSDRCWMPQFPAGGAGGGGANQAEGVDYRNNLFVPAGMEAAVETAEAYETVNPNGKKTFCTFGKERRDHTILVANVKPYLKAKRALSPLLQEVPSASNSPTKGCSSSNNSPCASSTKSPADGAETKPSPGHYCSGPPDGQYHSPNKQSRDPGPPHHYGPRGPGLPPGHPAYPSLSYDPVAKVLAEARSRISQEAGVGTEMDCVLEMDGGIHGAGELGRDGVDADQVVRDIDKLLQDCRGSETATATLRRK